Proteins found in one Fusarium keratoplasticum isolate Fu6.1 chromosome 12, whole genome shotgun sequence genomic segment:
- a CDS encoding CFEM domain-containing protein, whose protein sequence is MRFSLILCLAAAMLGRTTAQADLEATLPNCTVQCFQASISNTSCSPSDIPCLCGDQAFLGAVQGCQVQSCTIKEILTSTNATLAACGVPPGDQSATIIGIPASFGSLAILLVLIRVFGRLWITKVDLDWDDYLIVLAVISASVLNFICYPMAHLGMGKDFWTIPFPDIDMTLKLLYVAEIFYMFAEMLVQMSLLAFYIRVFPEASLFVRRSSWTLIAIVACFGIANTCTMIFQCTPIPFFWSGWAGEMAGKCIDINLFSWIRAAIEIAIDVAILSLPLPSVVKLQMSWKKKAQVLLMFALGFVITVVSILRLQSLIQFAKTSNPTYDNSPAIYWSVLECDMFIICACLPALRSVLSKLAPRVFGTTRKKSYPSGDYYRHEGSNQDSERQVSSHHLRSLDSSGKITKSVDVDVTQEQRTASDEDLVYPPRSYYLSDS, encoded by the exons GTCCAATGCTTCCAGGCGAGCATTTCCAACACATCCTGTTCGCCTTCAGATATTCCATGCCTTTGCGGTGATCAGGCATTCCTGGGGGCGGTCCAGGGCTGCCAGGTCCAGAGTTGTACCATTAAGGAGATCTTGA CATCAACAAACGCAACACTAGCAGCTTGTGGCGTCCCTCCAGGGGATCAATCCGCCACGATCATTGGTATTCCGGCATCCTTCGGCTCCCTCGCCATTCTTTTAGTCCTGATTCGTGTATTCGGGCGTCTCTGGATTACCAAGGTCGACTTGGACTGGGATGACTACTTGATTGTCCTCGCAGTG ATATCTGCCTCGGTACTCAATTTTATCTGCTATCCCA TGGCTCATCTAGGGATGGGAAAGGACTTTTGGACGATCCCGTTCCCTGACATTGATATGACACTCAAG CTGCTTTACGTTGCCGAAATCTTCTACATGTTTGCCGAGATGTTAGTACAAATGTCCCTTTTGGCATTTTACATCCGCGTCTTCCCAGAGGCCTCCCTCTTCGTGAGACGATCGTCTTGGACTTTGATCGCCATCGTAGCGTGCTTCGGAATCGCAAACACCTGTACAATGATCTTTCAGTGTACCCCAATCCCCTTCTTCTGGTCTGGTTGGGCTGGTGAGATGGCTGGCAAATgcatcgacatcaacctcttctctTGGATCCGTGCCGCCATCGAAATCGCAATCGACGTCGCGATTCTTTCCTTACCTCTTCCCAGTGTCGTCAAGTTGCAGATgagctggaagaagaaggctcaaGTCCTTCTGATGTTTGCCCTTGGCTTTGT CATCACTGTTGTCAGCATTCTGCGCCTACAATCCCTCATCCAGTTTGCCAAGACATCCAATCCCACTT ATGACAACTCGCCGGCCATTTACTGGAGTGTCCTTGAGTGCGACATGTTCATTATCTGCGCCTGCTTACCCGCCTTACGATCGGTTCTCTCCAAACTCGCGCCCAGGGTCTTTGGCACGACTCGCAAAAAGAGTTATCCATCTGGAGATTACTATAGACATGAGGGTTCAAACCAGGACTCTGAGCGTCAGGTATCCTCGCATCACCTGAGAAGTCTGGATAGTTCGGGGAAGATTACGAAAAGCGTTGACGTGGATGTCACGCAGGAACAAAGAACGGCATCCGATGAGGATCTGGTCTACCCACCACGATCATACTACTTATCCGATAGCTAA
- a CDS encoding Zn(2)-C6 fungal-type domain-containing protein, with product METRGNPAGEKPYSRPAITRRSCDQCRARKVGCDRGSPCSNCLSARVDCTHSAVTSKPATGKQRVLISTQYERKIDNIARDIDDIKLLLQELNLPGQQTASQVQQPLQQATSNTRDKPISVNTTTAALATIAQWDHSSHVIDFVRALVEDRSGMNHDGPGPDPESSQVISSLRNLLDALENPSITLNSHPDASATADQQASTSMPPLESVVGILRWARMHQNSHRLSWICKVLPFDKFEEICRKVYFAVDDYTKAEFIVTNSFLSYVFAEHAVICGDATSREYCNLCRSNLGNAISRLPLFLPASMEMIAALTLGALHSVEDSKASRAWTLLSNALSLCQTLGYHRLSNSRRGTGAGQDAQKQLFWAVFGYESGLSLRLGRSSGIPDSDILTPINPNEPRFIKVARVQRQVYDRLYSPASLSASAEDRYQTCQTLSQEMRETIDETHVALSEATSKAEADDSEVDPMRVIYLQCDFVCQSSLLALILKAIPPGQYTDIPDNCIGVARSTLDMHETCMEGMRRCKDPLLVRKYVNWALLNTPFVPFSILFTHAIEKLDMDDFARLERFAASLKLEAAGTEPLTHPHRLYELLCKAGRLHISSNTLSSQLGDALDPNMLATVASTEPMGIMAETGMEIQGPNYYGDYMLNLGGWYHDNQQLMSLLDEDFMFE from the exons ATGGAAACCCGCGGGAATCCTGCCGGCGAAAAGCCCTATAGTCGCCCAGCAATCACTCGTCGCTCA TGTGACCAATGCCGCGCACGAAAG GTCGGCTGTGATAGAGGCTCTCCCTGTTCGAATTGCTTATCTGCCCGTGTCGATTGTACTCATAGTGCGGTCACCTCGAAACCAGCTACTGGCAAGCAAAGGGTATTGATCTCGACTCAATA TGAACGCAAAATTGACAATATTGCTCGGGATATTGACGacatcaagcttcttctccaagagcTCAACCTACCAGGACAACAAACAGCGTCCCAGGTCCAACAGCCTCTCCAGCAGGCGACTTCAAATACCCGTGATAAGCCCATATCTGTAAATACCACAACAGCTGCTCTAGCCACAATTGCTCAATGGGATCATTCCTCACATGTCATTGACTTTGTGAGAGCCCTTGTCGAGGACAGATCTGGAATGAACCACGATGGGCCAGGGCCAGACCCCGAGTCAAGCCAGGTAATCTCGTCTCTAAGAAATCTACTCGATGCTCTAGAGAACCCCAGCATTACTCTAAACTCACATCCAGATGCCTCTGCAACCGCAGACCAACAAGCCAGCACTTCAATGCCCCCATTGGAGTCTGTTGTAGGCATACTGCGCTGGGCAAGGA TGCATCAAAACTCTCACAGACTGTCTTGGATCTGTAAAGTTCTTCCTTTTGACAAGTTTGAAGAGATCTGTCGCAAAGTATACTTTGCAGTCGACGATTACACCAAAGCTGAGTTCATTGTCACCAATAGCTTCCTATCATACGTCTTTGCAGAGCATGCTGTGATATGTGGGGATGCTACCTCGCGAGAGTATTGTAATCTCTGCCGATCAAATCTCGGCAACGCGATATCGCGTCTCCCTCTGTTCCTACCCGCCTCTATGGAAATGATTGCTGCACTAACACTAGGA GCTTTACACTCGGTTGAAGACTCCAAAGCTTCAAGGGCTTGGACTTTGCTCTCGAATGCCCTAAGTCTCTGCCAAACTCTCGGGTACCACCGCCTCAGCAACTCAAGAAGAGGCACAGGTGCAGGCCAAGATGCCCAGAAACAACTCTTCTGGGCCGTCTTTGGTTACGAAAGCGGGCTGTCTCTCAGGCTTGGACGGTCTTCGGGCATTCCGGACAGTGATATCTTAACACCTATCAATCCGAATGAGCCACGCTTTATCAAAGTTGCACGAGTTCAGAGACAGGTCTATGATCGACTATATAGTCCAGCTAGTCTTTCTGCAAGTGCTGAAGACCGTTATCAAACCTGTCAAACGCTCTCTCAGGAGATGCGAGAGACAATCGACGAGACTCATGTCGCACTATCT GAGGCGACAAGTAAAGCCGAGGCTGATGACTCTGAAGTAGATCCTATGAGAGTCATCTATCTTCAATGTGACTTCGTCTGCCAGTCCTCACTTCTCGCCTTGATCCTCAAGGCAATTCCTCCAGGGCAGTATACAGATATTCCCGACAATTGCATCGGAGTTGCTCGCAGCACTTTGGATATGCATGAAACATGCATGGAAGGGATGCGACGCTGTAAAGACCCGTTGCTTGTCCGGAAATATGTCAACTG GGCACTGCTAAACACTCCTTTCGTTCCTTTTAGCATCCTCTTCACACATGCTATTGAGAAACTTGACATGGACGACTTCGCTCGCCTAGAACGATTCGCCGCCTCGTTGAAACTTGAGGCTGCTGGTACCGAGCCACTCACACACCCGCATCGGCTATACGAGCTCCTTTGCAAAGCTGGTCGTCTGCATATCAGTTCCAACACGCTCTCATCTCaacttggcgatgctcttgATCCTAACATGCTAGCTACTGTAGCATCAACTGAGCCCATGGGTATCATGGCGGAAACGGGGATGGAAATACAAGGCCCCAATTATTATGGGGATTACATGTTGAACCTTGGTGGCTGGTACCATGATAACCAGCAACTGATGAGTTTATTGGATGAGGATTTCATGTTTGAGTAG